A genome region from Eretmochelys imbricata isolate rEreImb1 chromosome 8, rEreImb1.hap1, whole genome shotgun sequence includes the following:
- the FNDC7 gene encoding fibronectin type III domain-containing protein 7: MVMTRGLQLSDTNIVSANTGFSISIYNVTSRNIYLRWSKFSGAFSYRITATPMNTVGHPLLAHFNDVPVIGVLTLLTPNTVHTVKVEAIDKNGIILAEAQTMQLTAPEIPAIDQAYSKLSNSITVEWAAVPGATSYLLTAQDGESFIETIVINSPGTVTGLKAATLYKITIRSINSGGRSLPSPSKKAKTVLAAPVLSVSSPSYDSIVVSWGAVYMAVGFSVSIMRSDGLGSMMKENTTHTSLVFTSLDPGTLYTIKAHAWNVNGIPGDDFTYNQITSPHAPSDVQVAFDSGTLRATVSWIPTEGTLNYSVTASSGASELNCSTSSTSCTLSSLQCGSEYSVYVIANNGAGSSKPTHAVSLKTVPCAPGSITIEEDNPGKLSVSWSNVDLGDYYVIFVKSDDGLEVHCNTSHTQCHFQSDCGFTYFISVFAYNKAGQSPLGDVLNYTTAPCCPSDFYPVFVSSDTVEIVWSPVRGAEMYETKAVDGVGVVLCNDTATVCILSALQCNTQYNITVYSYSEIRGSNTSCVSKYVATAPCCPNDLTVTQVMQSITNISWSVGAGAKTYITILESPKGPAKCHTLQNHCLLGCITCGTTYTVSLKVISETGLASDCTYQDYSSSACCPSGVKLYRLRNNGIRIYWRASAGLIKYSTDLYGSKGNFTCTPTSGLSYCDVTEIPCGDVYTVVVSPVPEKGSKLTFCPKKIYSVTCSGSSVGMVIYRGKRSPE, from the exons ATGGTAATGACCAGGGGTTTGCAACTTTCAGACACAAAT ATTGTTTCAGCTAACACAG GTTTCTCTATATCCATATATAATGTGACATCAAGAAACATATATCTCAGATGGTCCAAGTTTTCAGGAGCCTTTTCCTACAGAATCACAGCAACCCCCATGAACACAGTAGGCCACCCTTTGCTGGCGCACTTCAATGATGTTCCTGTTATAGGCGTTCTTACTTTACTAACTCCCAACACTGTCCACACTGTAAAAGTGGAAGCCATTGATAAGAATGGAATTATCCTGGCAGAAGCACAAACTATGCAGTTAACAG CTCCTGAGATACCTGCTATTGACCAAGCTTATTCAAAACTGAGCAACAGTATCACAGTGGAATGGGCAGCTGTTCCTGGGGCTACCAGTTATTTACTGACTGCACAGGACGGAGAGTCTTTCATTGAAACTATAGTCATAAATTCACCAGGCACAGTGACAGGATTGAAGGCTGCTACATTGTACAAAATCACCATCAGATCTATAAACTCTGGAGGAAGAAGCCTACCTTCGCCTTCAAAGAAGGCAAAGACAG TCTTGGCTGCTCCGGTCCTGTCTGTAAGTTCTCCAAGTTACGACTCCATAGTGGTGAGCTGGGGAGCTGTATATATGGCAGTTGGATTCTCTGTGTCCATCATGAGATCAGATGGTTTAGGCAGTATGATGAAAGAGAACACCACCCATACCTCCTTGGTATTTACCAGTCTAGATCCAGGAACTCTCTATACCATCAAGGCACATGCCTGGAATGTTAATGGGATACCTGGAGATGATTTCACGTACAACCAAATAACAA GTCCTCATGCACCATCAGATGTTCAAGTTGCTTTTGATAGTGGAACTTTGAGGGCCACTGTTTCTTGGATACCGACAGAGGGAACTTTAAATTACAGTGTGACAGCCAGCAGTGGAGCCTCCGAACTGAACTGTAGCACATCTTCCACTTCCTGCACTTTGTCTTCACTCCAGTGTGGTTCTGAATACTCTGTTTATGTCATAGCAAATAATGGTGCTGGATCCAGTAAACCTACACATGCAGTGAGTTTAAAAACTG TCCCTTGTGCACCAGGAAGTATAACAATAGAAGAGGACAACCCTGGTAAATTGTCAGTCTCATGGTCTAATGTAGATCTTGGAGATTATTATGTGATTTTTGTGAAAAGCGATGATGGCTTGGAAGTGCACTGCAACACATCCCATACCCAATGCCACTTCCAATCAGATTGTGGTTTCACTTACTTCATTAGTGTCTTCGCATATAACAAGGCAGGACAGAGTCCTTTAGGGGATGTACTCAATTATACTACTG CACCTTGTTGCCCCAGTGACTTTTACCCAGTGTTTGTGTCCAGTGATACAGTTGAGATTGTCTGGTCTCCTGTCCGTGGTGCTGAAATGTATGAAACAAAAGCTGTTGATGGAGTTGGTGTAGTATTGTGTAATGACACTGCCACAGTTTGCATCCTGTCTGCATTGCAATGTAACACCCAATATAACATCACTGTGTATTCTTACAGTGAAATCAGGGGCAGCAATACATCATGTGTATCTAAATATGTGGCAACAG cTCCTTGTTGCCCTAATGATCTGACAGTAACTCAAGTGATGCAGTCTATAACAAATATCAGCTGGTCGGTTGGGGCTGGTGCAAAGACATACATAACAATACTGGAATCACCAAAAGGACCGGCCAAGTGCCACACACTTCAAAACCACTGTCTCCTGGGATGCATTACATGTGGCACCACCTATACAGTGTCTCTGAAAGTGATTAGTGAAACTGGTTTGGCCTCAGACTGCACATATCAAGACTATTCTTCCA gtGCTTGCTGTCCTTCTGGGGTGAAATTATATAGACTGCGCAATAATGGTATCCGAATATACTGGCGAGCTTCTGCAGGGTTGATAAAGTATAGTACAGATCTATATGGATCAAAAGGCAATTTCACCTGTACCCCTACTTCAGGTTTGAGTTATTGTGATGTCACCGAGATACCTTGTGGGGATGTCTATACAGTGGTGGTTTCTCCAGTTCCTGAGAAAGGATCAAAGCTTACATTTTGCCCTAAAAAAATATATTCAG TGACCTGCTCTGGAAGTTCTGTTGGAATGG TGATCTATAGAGGAAAGAGAAGTCCAGAATAA
- the PRPF38B gene encoding pre-mRNA-splicing factor 38B, protein MANNSPALGTGNCQQQQQAAQHQAGSVPPAQPPLQSGAPKPAASGKQGNVLPLWGNEKTMNLNPMILTNILSSPYFKVQLYELKTYHEVVDEIYFKVTHVEPWEKGSRKTAGQTGMCGGVRGVGTGGIVSTAFCLLYKLFTLKLTRKQVMGLITHTDSPYIRALGFMYIRYTQPPTDLWDWFESFLDDEEDLDVKAGGGCVMTIGEMLRSFLTKLEWFSTLFPRIPVPVQKNIDQQIKTRPRKIKKDAKEGVEEIDRHAERRRSRSPRRSVSPRRSPRRSRSRSHHREGHGSSSFDRELERERERQRLEREAKEKEKERRRSRSTDRALERRRSRSRERHRSRSRSRDRKGDRRDRDREREKENERSRKKDRDYDKEKGNERERSRERSKDRKSKGEIEEKRHKDDKDEKKHRDDKKDSKKDRKHSRSRSRERKHRSRSISKNTGKHSRSRSKEKLSKHKNEGKDKSNKRSRSGSRGRTDSVEKSRKRDHSPSKERSRKRSRSKERSHKHDHSDSKDHSDKHDHRRSQSTERESQEKQHKNKDETA, encoded by the exons ATGGCCAACAATAGCCCCGCGTTAGGCACCGgcaactgccagcagcagcagcaggcggcCCAGCACCAGGCCGGATCCGTCCCGCCGGCTCAGCCGCCGCTACAGAGCGGGGCCCCCAAACCGGCGGCCTCGGGCAAGCAGGGCAACGTGCTGCCGCTGTGGGGGAACGAGAAGACCATGAACCTGAATCCCATGATCCTCACCAACATCCTCTCCTCTCCCTACTTCAAGGTGCAGCTCTACGAGCTCAAGACCTACCACGAGGTGGTGGACGAGATCTACTTCAAG GTTACACATGTTGAACCATGGGAGAAAGGGAGCAGAAAAACAGCAGGCCAGACAGGGATGTGCGGAGGG GTGCGAGGTGTTGGAACTGGTGGAATTGTGTCTACAGCTTTTTGCCTGCTTTACAAATTATTTACTCTGAAACTCACTCGTAAGCAAGTGATGGGCCTCATAACACATACAGATTCTCCGTACATTAGGGCTCTTGGATTTATGTATATTAG GTACACACAGCCTCCTACTGATCTATGGGACTGGTTTGAATCGTTCCTTGATGATGAAGAG gACCTGGATGTGAAGGCAGGTGGGGGTTGTGTTATGACCATTGGGGAGATGCTTCGTTCCTTTCTTACTAAGCTCGAATGGTTTTCAACATTGTTTCCAAGAATTCCTGTGCCAGTGCAGAAAAATATTGATCAGCAAATAAAAACCAGACCTAGAAAAATCAAGAAGGATGCCAAGGAGGGAGTGGAAGAAATAGATCGACATGCAGAGCGTAGACGTTCAAG GTCTCCAAGAAGGTCTGTGAGCCCCAGGAGGTCTCCTAGAAGATCCAGAAGCAGAAGTCATCATCGGGAAGGTCATGGATCATCTAGTTTTGATAGAGAActagaaagggagagagaacgGCAGAGATTAGAACGTGaagctaaggagaaagaaaaagaaaggcgAAGATCACGAAGTACTGATCGTGCATTAGAGCGGAGGCGaagcagaagcagagagagacacagaagcCGTAGTCGAAGTCGTGATAGAAAGGGAGATAGAAGAGACAGGGATAGAGAGCGGGAGAAAGAAAATGAACGAAGCAGGAAAAAAGATAGAGACTATGACAAGGAAAAGGGTAATGAAAGAGAGAGATCTAGGGAACGGTCAAAGGACAGGAAAAGTAAGGGTGAAATAGAAGAGAAAAGACACAAAGATGACAAGGATGAAAAGAAGCACAGGGATGATAAGAAAGATTccaaaaaagacagaaaacataGTAGAAGTCGAAGCAGGGAGAGGAAGCATAGGAGTAGGAGTATAAGTAAGAATACAGGTAAGCACAGTAGAAGCAGGAGCAAGGAGAAATTAAGTAAACATAAAAATGAAGGTAAAGATAAATCAAATAAACGAAGTAGAAGTGGAAGCAGAGGAAGAACCGATAGTGTTGAAAAGTCCAGAAAACGAGACCACAGTCCCAGCAAAGAGAGATCCCGAAAGCGTAGTAGAAGCAAAGAACGATCCCATAAACATGATCACAGTGATAGCAAGGACCATTCAGACAAACATGATCATCGAAGGAGCCAAAGTACAGAACGAGAGAGCCAAGAAAAGCAACATAAAAACAAAGATGAAACTGCGTGA